Proteins encoded within one genomic window of bacterium:
- a CDS encoding molecular chaperone TorD family protein, with translation MDPDEGPRLEALMELWRALGVLGEPPGLEQIRLAEILGLPGRPEAAHYTEIFVLHLYPYASVYLGGDGMLGGEARDRIAGFWRALGRVPPVEPDHLTTLLALYATLGEHESTEREPARRVLLAESRKALLWEHLACWLPMYLDKLRDIASPCYRAWGEMLGEALREALVQPGRPDALPLHLREAPPLPDPRQAGAAAFLQGLLAPVRSGALLVRADLARAARDTELGLRMGERRFMLDALLSQDATRTLAWLEAEVRAWIPRHLAHRDAVGGIAEFWAARAETAADLLARLAAEGS, from the coding sequence GTGGACCCTGACGAAGGCCCGCGCCTCGAGGCGCTGATGGAGTTGTGGCGCGCGCTCGGGGTGCTCGGCGAGCCCCCGGGCCTGGAGCAGATCCGTCTCGCCGAAATCCTTGGGCTGCCCGGTCGACCCGAGGCCGCTCACTACACCGAGATCTTCGTGCTCCACCTGTATCCGTACGCGTCCGTGTATCTCGGCGGCGACGGCATGCTGGGCGGAGAGGCCCGGGATCGCATCGCCGGGTTCTGGCGGGCGCTGGGACGCGTGCCGCCGGTCGAGCCCGACCACTTGACCACCCTGCTCGCTCTCTACGCCACGCTGGGGGAGCACGAGAGCACTGAGCGTGAACCGGCGCGCCGGGTGCTCCTGGCCGAGAGCCGCAAGGCGCTCTTGTGGGAACACCTCGCCTGCTGGCTGCCGATGTACCTCGACAAACTTCGGGACATCGCATCGCCGTGCTACCGCGCGTGGGGGGAGATGCTCGGTGAGGCGCTTCGGGAAGCGCTCGTCCAGCCGGGCCGGCCCGATGCTCTGCCGTTGCACCTGCGGGAGGCGCCGCCGCTCCCCGATCCCCGGCAGGCCGGCGCCGCGGCGTTCCTCCAAGGCCTGCTCGCGCCCGTGCGCAGCGGGGCGCTCCTCGTGCGCGCCGATCTCGCGCGGGCCGCCCGCGACACCGAGCTGGGGCTTCGAATGGGAGAGCGGCGGTTCATGCTGGATGCGCTGCTGTCCCAGGACGCGACGCGGACGCTCGCCTGGCTCGAGGCGGAGGTGCGCGCGTGGATCCCGAGGCACCTGGCGCACCGGGACGCGGTCGGCGGGATCGCGGAGTTCTGGGCGGCGCGTGCCGAGACAGCCGCGGACCTGCTCGCGCGGCTCGCCGCGGAGGGGAGTTGA
- a CDS encoding molybdopterin dinucleotide binding domain-containing protein: MDTKALNQRVSAARRDAEARGETFYPGPSRIHLASFPPKERWDDWVELDSKAWPGRRVEKRYMLVPTTCFNCESACGLLAYVDRETLQVRKFEGNPEHPGSRGRNCAKGPATLNQITDPDRILYPLKRAGRRGEGKWVQVSWSEALDDIAVRIRRAITEGRGNEVMYHVGRPGEDGFTERVLAAWGVDGHNTHTNVCSSGGRAGYHFWMGVDRPSPDHANARVILLVSSHLEAGHYFNPHAQRVIEAKQQGAKLIVFDTRLSNTATHADHWIAPHPGSEAAILLAIASYLIRRGLYDREFVRRWWNWEEYLAFEHPDHPATFETFEEILRGLYASYTFEFASQESGVDAAALEDVARTVASAGTRLSTHTWRSAAAGNLGGWQVPRTLFLLNALLGAVATEGGTYPNAWNKYVPKPIYVPPHPTTWNGLTWPIEYPLAINELSFLLPHLLKDGRGRLEVYFTRVYNPVWTNPDGFSWIEMLTDERVVGCSVALTPTWNETAFFADYVLPMGHGPERHDLHSYEQYDGQWIGFRQPVLRAARERLGERVTDTRQTNPGEVWEENEFWIELSWRIDPDGSLGIRKHFESQREPGARLAVDEYYAHIFDHSVPGLPERAAGEGLTPLGFMRRYGAFEITRKIGALYETPVPLAELQDVHVGRFGRAYTRAAKPPDPNIVPVGSPEPDADGRRPVGVRVDGEILRGFPTPSARLEFYSRTLVEWGWSECALPTYLRSHVHRSALERDQMVLISTFRLPVQIHTRSANSKWLDEIAHTNPLWIHPHDADAMRLRTGDLVRVETEIGYFVVKAWVTEGIRPGVVACSHHMGRWKIQGAGPGQRQAMATVTLDRAEDRWQLRRERGVAPYASGDPDTLRIWWTDVGVHQNLTFPVHPDPISGQHCWHQAVRVRPAGPGDRYGDIAVSTQRAHEVYAKWLALTKPADRHSPDGTRRPYWLMRPLRPSRDAYRLPGPRTPDPTPAAGE, translated from the coding sequence ATGGACACGAAGGCGCTGAACCAGCGGGTGAGCGCGGCGCGGCGCGACGCCGAGGCGCGGGGCGAGACGTTCTACCCTGGGCCGAGCCGGATCCATCTCGCCTCGTTCCCCCCGAAGGAGCGGTGGGACGACTGGGTCGAGCTCGACTCCAAGGCGTGGCCGGGTCGGCGGGTCGAGAAGCGGTACATGCTGGTGCCGACCACGTGTTTCAACTGCGAGTCGGCGTGCGGTCTCCTCGCCTACGTGGACCGGGAGACGCTGCAGGTGCGGAAGTTCGAAGGCAACCCCGAGCATCCCGGGTCGCGCGGACGGAACTGCGCCAAGGGGCCGGCGACCCTCAACCAGATCACCGACCCCGACCGGATTCTGTACCCGCTGAAACGGGCCGGCCGGCGGGGTGAGGGCAAGTGGGTCCAAGTGAGCTGGAGCGAGGCGCTCGACGACATCGCCGTGCGCATTCGCCGTGCGATCACGGAAGGACGCGGGAACGAAGTGATGTATCACGTCGGCCGGCCAGGCGAGGATGGGTTCACGGAGCGCGTGCTCGCCGCGTGGGGTGTCGACGGGCACAACACTCACACCAACGTCTGTTCCAGCGGCGGCCGGGCGGGCTACCATTTTTGGATGGGCGTGGACCGGCCGAGCCCGGATCACGCCAACGCCCGCGTGATCCTGTTGGTCAGCAGTCACCTCGAGGCGGGCCACTACTTCAACCCCCACGCCCAGCGCGTGATCGAGGCGAAACAGCAGGGGGCCAAACTTATCGTGTTCGACACGCGGCTGTCGAACACAGCGACACATGCGGACCACTGGATCGCGCCGCATCCCGGGTCCGAGGCGGCGATCCTGCTCGCGATCGCGAGCTACCTGATCCGGCGCGGCCTCTACGACCGCGAGTTCGTCCGGCGCTGGTGGAACTGGGAGGAGTACCTCGCGTTCGAGCACCCGGATCACCCGGCGACGTTCGAGACGTTTGAGGAGATCCTGCGCGGCCTCTATGCGTCGTACACATTCGAGTTCGCGTCCCAGGAGTCGGGGGTGGATGCGGCCGCGCTCGAAGACGTGGCGCGCACGGTCGCGTCGGCCGGCACGCGCCTGTCGACCCACACGTGGCGCAGCGCCGCCGCCGGCAACCTGGGCGGGTGGCAGGTGCCGCGAACGCTGTTCCTGCTGAACGCGTTGCTGGGTGCCGTGGCGACCGAAGGCGGCACCTACCCGAACGCGTGGAACAAGTACGTGCCGAAGCCGATCTACGTCCCGCCGCACCCGACGACCTGGAACGGCCTGACCTGGCCGATCGAGTACCCCCTCGCGATCAACGAGCTCTCGTTCTTGCTGCCGCATCTTCTGAAAGACGGGCGGGGGCGGCTCGAGGTGTACTTCACCCGCGTCTACAATCCGGTCTGGACCAATCCCGACGGGTTTTCCTGGATCGAGATGCTGACCGACGAACGTGTCGTCGGCTGCTCCGTGGCGCTCACGCCGACCTGGAACGAGACGGCGTTCTTCGCGGACTACGTGCTTCCGATGGGGCACGGACCCGAGCGCCACGACCTGCACTCCTACGAGCAGTACGACGGTCAGTGGATCGGCTTCCGCCAGCCGGTGCTGCGCGCGGCGCGGGAGCGCCTCGGGGAGCGCGTGACGGACACGCGCCAGACGAACCCCGGGGAGGTCTGGGAGGAGAATGAGTTCTGGATCGAGCTGTCGTGGCGGATCGATCCCGACGGATCGCTCGGGATCCGCAAGCACTTCGAGTCCCAGCGAGAGCCCGGCGCCCGGCTCGCGGTGGACGAGTACTACGCGCACATCTTCGACCATTCCGTGCCGGGGCTGCCCGAGCGCGCCGCAGGGGAGGGCCTCACGCCGCTCGGGTTCATGCGGCGGTACGGCGCGTTTGAGATCACGCGCAAGATCGGCGCGCTGTACGAAACGCCGGTGCCGCTCGCGGAGTTGCAGGACGTGCACGTTGGCCGGTTCGGCCGCGCCTACACGCGCGCGGCGAAGCCGCCCGATCCCAACATCGTGCCGGTCGGGAGTCCCGAGCCCGACGCCGACGGGCGACGGCCGGTTGGCGTTCGGGTGGACGGGGAGATCCTGCGCGGGTTTCCGACGCCGTCGGCCCGGCTCGAGTTCTACTCTCGTACGCTCGTCGAGTGGGGGTGGTCCGAGTGCGCCCTGCCGACGTACCTGCGCAGCCACGTCCATCGCAGCGCGCTCGAGCGCGACCAGATGGTGCTGATCTCGACGTTCCGCCTGCCGGTGCAGATTCACACGCGCAGCGCAAACTCGAAGTGGCTCGACGAGATCGCCCACACAAACCCGCTGTGGATCCACCCGCACGACGCGGATGCGATGCGCCTTCGCACCGGCGATCTCGTACGCGTGGAGACCGAGATCGGCTACTTCGTCGTGAAGGCGTGGGTCACCGAAGGCATCCGCCCGGGGGTCGTCGCCTGCAGCCATCACATGGGCCGGTGGAAGATCCAGGGCGCGGGTCCGGGTCAGCGCCAGGCGATGGCGACGGTGACGCTCGATCGGGCCGAGGACCGCTGGCAGCTGCGTCGCGAGCGCGGTGTCGCGCCCTACGCCTCCGGCGATCCCGACACGTTGCGGATCTGGTGGACGGACGTCGGCGTGCACCAGAACCTGACGTTTCCTGTGCATCCGGACCCGATCTCCGGCCAACACTGCTGGCACCAGGCGGTGCGCGTCCGGCCGGCTGGTCCCGGCGACCGCTACGGGGACATCGCCGTCAGCACGCAGCGCGCGCACGAGGTGTATGCGAAGTGGCTTGCGCTGACCAAGCCCGCCGACCGGCACTCGCCGGATGGGACGCGCCGGCCCTACTGGTTGATGCGGCCGCTGCGGCCGTCCCGGGACGCATACCGCCTGCCGGGTCCGAGGACGCCGGACCCCACGCCGGCCGCCGGCGAGTGA
- a CDS encoding 4Fe-4S dicluster domain-containing protein codes for MPLPAAQAVGDALAGAARPPKWAKVIDHTRCVGCHACTVACKSENEVPVGVTRTYVKYVDVGMFPQARRAFQVTRCNQCDDAPCATACPTSAMFVRPDGIVDFDKSICIGCKACIAACPYDAIFINPEDHAAEKCNFCAHRLDVGLEPACVVVCPTEAILVGDLNDPTSRVAQIVHREPVTVRRPEKDTQPKLFYRGAHQATLDPLAARRPDGGLYMWSEQGTGPGDVPAGVASPWNNTSAAALLSYDVPHTAPWHWRVSLYTWTKGIAAGAYLVLLGLLLGGVLSWSSALWVWVAPVVCGAALAATGGLLVADLKHPERFYLIFTRPQWGSWLVRGAFIITAYSLVLALHFVGSVFGWRELQRVLGAPGAVLAVLCAVYTAYLFAQAKARDLWQNPVLPLHLLLQAVIAGAAILLPFAGWLEPAVAPPLLGIVGGASLAHLLLVWGETTLPHGTAHGRLAVREMTAGRFRTGFWTGIGFGALAVLVSAAVLGVLATPIAGSGAAVAVLALVGLLAYEHAYVQAGQCVPLA; via the coding sequence ATGCCTCTTCCTGCTGCCCAGGCCGTCGGGGACGCGCTCGCCGGCGCGGCGCGTCCGCCGAAGTGGGCGAAGGTCATCGACCACACCCGCTGCGTCGGCTGCCACGCCTGCACCGTGGCGTGCAAGTCGGAGAACGAAGTGCCGGTGGGGGTCACCCGGACGTACGTGAAGTACGTCGACGTCGGGATGTTCCCGCAGGCGCGCCGGGCGTTCCAGGTCACGCGCTGCAACCAGTGCGACGACGCCCCGTGCGCGACCGCGTGTCCGACGTCGGCGATGTTCGTGCGTCCGGACGGGATCGTCGACTTCGACAAATCGATCTGCATCGGCTGCAAGGCCTGCATCGCCGCGTGCCCGTACGACGCGATCTTCATCAACCCCGAGGATCATGCGGCGGAGAAGTGCAACTTCTGCGCGCACCGGCTCGACGTCGGGCTTGAGCCGGCGTGCGTGGTGGTCTGTCCGACCGAGGCGATCCTCGTCGGTGATCTGAACGACCCGACCTCCCGGGTCGCCCAGATTGTGCACCGCGAGCCCGTCACCGTGCGCCGGCCGGAGAAGGACACGCAGCCCAAGCTGTTCTACCGCGGGGCGCACCAGGCGACGCTCGACCCGCTTGCCGCGCGGCGCCCCGATGGCGGCCTCTACATGTGGAGCGAACAGGGGACCGGGCCCGGCGACGTGCCGGCCGGCGTCGCCTCACCGTGGAACAACACGTCTGCCGCGGCGCTCCTCAGCTACGACGTGCCCCACACCGCGCCCTGGCACTGGCGGGTCAGTCTGTACACGTGGACCAAGGGCATCGCCGCGGGGGCGTATCTCGTGCTCCTGGGGTTGCTGCTCGGCGGCGTCCTGTCGTGGAGCAGTGCCTTGTGGGTGTGGGTGGCGCCGGTCGTCTGCGGCGCAGCACTCGCCGCGACCGGCGGGCTCCTCGTCGCCGACCTGAAGCACCCCGAGCGGTTCTACTTGATCTTCACGCGTCCGCAGTGGGGGAGCTGGCTGGTGCGCGGCGCCTTCATCATCACGGCGTACTCGCTCGTGCTCGCGCTGCACTTCGTTGGCAGCGTATTCGGATGGCGCGAGCTGCAGCGGGTGCTCGGCGCGCCGGGCGCGGTGCTCGCCGTGCTGTGCGCAGTGTACACTGCCTACCTGTTCGCGCAGGCGAAGGCGCGCGACCTCTGGCAGAATCCGGTGCTGCCGCTGCACCTGCTGCTGCAGGCGGTGATCGCCGGGGCGGCCATCCTGCTGCCGTTCGCCGGCTGGCTGGAACCGGCCGTGGCGCCGCCGCTGCTCGGGATCGTCGGAGGCGCGAGCCTCGCGCACCTGCTGTTGGTGTGGGGGGAGACGACGCTGCCGCACGGCACCGCCCACGGGCGCCTCGCGGTCCGCGAGATGACCGCGGGCCGCTTCCGGACGGGGTTCTGGACCGGCATCGGGTTCGGCGCACTCGCCGTGCTCGTCTCCGCGGCCGTGCTCGGCGTTCTCGCGACGCCGATCGCGGGAAGCGGTGCCGCGGTCGCCGTGCTGGCGCTCGTCGGGTTGCTCGCGTACGAGCACGCGTACGTGCAGGCCGGGCAGTGCGTGCCGCTTGCCTAA